The following coding sequences lie in one Heliangelus exortis chromosome 6, bHelExo1.hap1, whole genome shotgun sequence genomic window:
- the ARPC2 gene encoding actin-related protein 2/3 complex subunit 2 isoform X1, translated as MILLEVNNRIIEETLTLKFEGAAAGNKPEAVEVTFADFDGVLYHISNPNGDKTKVMVSISLKFYKELQEHGADEVLKKVYGNYLINPESGYNVSLLYDLENLPTDKDAIVHQAGMLKRNCFASVFEKYFKFQEEGKEGEKRAVIHYRDDETMYVEAKKDRVTVVFSTVFKDDDDVVIGKVFMQEFKEGRRASHTAPQVLFSHREPPLELKDTDAAVGDNIGYITFVLFPRHTNAAARDNTINLIHTFRDYLHYHIKCSKAYIHTRMRAKTSDFLKVLNRARPDAEKKEMKTITGKTFTTR; from the exons ATGATCCTGCTAGAGGTCAACAACCGCATCATCGAGGAGACCCTCACGCTCAAGTTCGAGGGCGCGGCCGCCGG aaataaaccaGAGGCAGTAGAAGTAACATTTGCAG ACTTTGATGGAGTCCTTTACCATATTTCAAACCCCAATGGAGACAAGACAAAAGTGATGGTCAGTATTTCTCTGAAATTCTACAAGGAACTCCAAGAACATGGTGCTGATGAG GTATTGAAGAAAGTCTATGGAAACTACTTGATAAACCCTGAATCAG GTTACAATGTCTCGTTGCTCTACGACCTGGAGAACCTTCCCACAGACAAGGATGCTATTGTGCACCAAGCCGGCATGTTGAAGCGCAACtgctttgcctcagtctttgaGAAGTATTTCAAATTCCAGGAAGAGggcaaagaaggagaaaaaagagctgTCATCCACTACAGGGACGATGAGACAAT GTACGTTGAGGCGAAGAAGGACCGCGTCACCGTTGTGTTCAGCACAGTATTTAAGGATGATGACGACGTGGTGATTGGAAAGGTGTTCATGCAG GAGTTCAAGGAGGGCCGCCGGGCCAGTCACACAGCCCCACAGGTGCTCTTCAGCCACAGGGAGCCGCCCTTGGAGCTGAAAGACACAGACGCGGCTGTCGGCGACAATATTGGCTACATCACCTTTG TGCTGTTCCCCCGTCACACCAATGCTGCTGCCAGAGACAACACCATAAACCTGATCCACACATTCCGGGACTACCTGCACTATCACATCAAGTGCTCAAAG GCCTATATTCACACGCGTATGAGGGCAAAAACATCGGATTTCCTCAAGGTGCTGAACCGTGCCCGTCCAgatgcagagaagaaagaaatgaaaacaatcaC GGGGAAGACGTTTACAACCCGTTAA
- the ARPC2 gene encoding actin-related protein 2/3 complex subunit 2 isoform X2 has translation MDPARRNKPEAVEVTFADFDGVLYHISNPNGDKTKVMVSISLKFYKELQEHGADEVLKKVYGNYLINPESGYNVSLLYDLENLPTDKDAIVHQAGMLKRNCFASVFEKYFKFQEEGKEGEKRAVIHYRDDETMYVEAKKDRVTVVFSTVFKDDDDVVIGKVFMQEFKEGRRASHTAPQVLFSHREPPLELKDTDAAVGDNIGYITFVLFPRHTNAAARDNTINLIHTFRDYLHYHIKCSKAYIHTRMRAKTSDFLKVLNRARPDAEKKEMKTITGKTFTTR, from the exons ATGGACCCTGCCAGGAG aaataaaccaGAGGCAGTAGAAGTAACATTTGCAG ACTTTGATGGAGTCCTTTACCATATTTCAAACCCCAATGGAGACAAGACAAAAGTGATGGTCAGTATTTCTCTGAAATTCTACAAGGAACTCCAAGAACATGGTGCTGATGAG GTATTGAAGAAAGTCTATGGAAACTACTTGATAAACCCTGAATCAG GTTACAATGTCTCGTTGCTCTACGACCTGGAGAACCTTCCCACAGACAAGGATGCTATTGTGCACCAAGCCGGCATGTTGAAGCGCAACtgctttgcctcagtctttgaGAAGTATTTCAAATTCCAGGAAGAGggcaaagaaggagaaaaaagagctgTCATCCACTACAGGGACGATGAGACAAT GTACGTTGAGGCGAAGAAGGACCGCGTCACCGTTGTGTTCAGCACAGTATTTAAGGATGATGACGACGTGGTGATTGGAAAGGTGTTCATGCAG GAGTTCAAGGAGGGCCGCCGGGCCAGTCACACAGCCCCACAGGTGCTCTTCAGCCACAGGGAGCCGCCCTTGGAGCTGAAAGACACAGACGCGGCTGTCGGCGACAATATTGGCTACATCACCTTTG TGCTGTTCCCCCGTCACACCAATGCTGCTGCCAGAGACAACACCATAAACCTGATCCACACATTCCGGGACTACCTGCACTATCACATCAAGTGCTCAAAG GCCTATATTCACACGCGTATGAGGGCAAAAACATCGGATTTCCTCAAGGTGCTGAACCGTGCCCGTCCAgatgcagagaagaaagaaatgaaaacaatcaC GGGGAAGACGTTTACAACCCGTTAA
- the LOC139797818 gene encoding C-X-C chemokine receptor type 2-like, giving the protein MGSFSFSEDFSNLFSLYNYTYDYSTAMPDTAISSAPCRPDVSALNKYLVVVIYCLVFILSVVGNGLVVLVVTSSHTNRSVTDVYLLNLAVADLLFAFSLPLWAAYRAHEWVFGTVMCKAVSILQEANFYSGILLLACISVDRYLAIVYATRAATEKRHWVKFVCLGIWVFSVLLSLPVLFFREAFISPSNGTVCYERIGGEDTAKWRVVLRILPQTFGFALPLLVMLFCYGVTIHTLLQTKNSQKQRAMKVIFAVVLVFLICWLPYNITLVSDTLMRTRAITETCERRNQIDTALSVTQVLGFAHSCINPIIYAFIGQKFRNSFLKILAQRGLISKDAVARYGRASYASTSGNTSTTL; this is encoded by the coding sequence ATGGGGTCTTTCTCCTTCAGTGAGGATTTCTCCAACCTTTTTTCCCTCTACAACTACACCTATGACTACAGCACAGCCATGCCCGACACTGCTATCTCTTCTGCCCCATGCCGGCCCGATGTCTCTGCCCTCAACAAGTACCTAGTGGTGGTGATCTACTGCCTTGTGTTCATCCTCAGTGTGGTGGGGAATGGGTTAGTGGTGCTGGTGGTGACCTCCAGCCACACCAACCGCTCTGTCACCGATGTCTACCTTCTCAACCTGGCTGTTGCAGACCTGCTCTTTGCCTTCAGCCTGCCCCTTTGGGCTGCCTACCGAGCCCATGAGTGGGTCTTTGGCACTGTGATGTGCAAAGCTGTCTCCATACTGCAGGAGGCAAACTTCTACAGTGGCATCCTGCTGCTGGCCTGCATCAGCGTGGACCGCTACCTGGCCATTGTCTATGCCACCCGTGCTGCCACCGAGAAGAGGCACTGGGTGAAGTTTGTCTGCTTGGGCATCTGGGTCTTCTCTGTGTTGCTATCCCTGCCTGTGCTGTTCTTCCGTGAGGCTTTCATCTCTCCCAGCAACGGCACCGTGTGCTACGAGCGCATCGGTGGCGAGGACACGGCCAAGTGGAGGGTAGTGCTGCGGATCCTGCCGCAGACATTTGGCTTTGCCCTGCCTCTCCTGGTGATGCTCTTCTGCTATGGCGTCACCATCCACACCCTCCTGCAGACCAAGAATTCCCAGAAGCAGCGGGCCATGAAGGTCATCTTTGCTGTGGTGCTGGTTtttcttatctgctggttgCCTTACAACATCACGTTGGTGAGCGACACCCTCATGAGGACGCGAGCCATCACTGAGACCTGTGAGAGGAGGAACCAAATCGACACAGCCCTCTCTGTCACACAGGTCCTGGGCTTTGCCCACAGCTGCATCAACCCCATCATCTATGCCTTCATCGGGCAGAAGTTTCGCAACAGCTTCCTCAAGATCCTGGCTCAGCGTGGGCTCATCAGCAAGGATGCTGTGGCCCGCTATGGCCGTGCTTCCTATGCCTCCACTTCTGGCAACACCTCTACCACCCTTTGA
- the AAMP gene encoding angio-associated migratory cell protein, with protein MEPAEGPGSLSFHGDEEIIEVVELGPPGPDDLADEMEDVDFDDEGAEEPDAEAWETEDDEGVEDGMEAQDDSEVTFSLHSASVFCVSLDPKTNTLAVTGGEDDKAFVWRVSDGELLFECSGHKDSVTCAGFSHDSVFVATGDMSGLIKVWRVDTKEEVWSFEVGDLEWMEWHPQAHVLLAGTADGNSWMWKIPSGDCKTFQGPACPATCGRILPDGKRAVVGYEDGTMRIWDLKQGTSLHVLKGQDGHQDPLTCVASNQDGSLIMTGSVDCHAKLVNSTTGKVVCVFKMESTAPKVPSGEGEEAESNSVESLGFCNVMPLAAVGYLDGTLAIYDLSTQTLRHKCQHESGIVQLLWEESSAVVYTCSLDGAVRLWDARSGKMISEYRGHSAEILDFAVNKDASIVVTTSGDHQAKVFCVQRPDR; from the exons ATGGAGCCCGCCGAGGGCCCGGGGTCGCTGAGCTTCCACGGCGATGAGGAGATCATCGAGGTGGTGGAGCTGGGCCCGCCCGGGCCGG ATGACCTGGCCGACGAGATGGAGGACGTGGACTTTGACGACGAGGGGGCAGAAGAGCCCGATGCTGAGGCTTGGGAGACAGAGGATGATGAGGGGGTGGAGGATGGCATGGAGGCACAGGACGACAGCGAGGTGACGTTCTCCCTCCACTCGG CTTCTGTTTTCTGCGTGAGCCTTGACCCCAAGACCAACACGCTGGCAGTGACAGGAGGGGAGGATGACAAAGCCTTCGTGTGGCGCGTGAGTGATGGAGAGCTCCTGTTCGAGTGCTCAG GACACAAGGACTCGGTCACCTGTGCTGGCTTCAGTCACGACTCGGTGTTTGTGGCCACAGGTGACATGTCTGGGCTTATCAAGGTGTGGCGGGTAGATACCAAGGAAGAAGTGTGGTCCTTTGAGGTGGGGGACTTGGAG TGGATGGAGTGGCACCCTCAAGCCCATGTCCTTCTGGCGGGCACGGCTGATGGCAACTCCTGGATGTGGAAGATCCCCAGCGGAGACTGCAAAACCTTCCAGGGCCCTGCGTGCCCAGCCACGTGTGGCAGGATCCTGCCTGATG GGAAGCGAGCAGTGGTGGGGTATGAGGATGGGACCATGCGCATCTGGGACCTGAAGCAGGGAACCTCGCTGCATGTCCTGAAAG GCCAGGATGGCCACCAGGATCCCTTGACCTGCGTGGCCAGCAACCAGGACGGCAGTTTGATCATGACAGGCTCTGTAGACTGTCACGCCAAGCTGGTCAACTCCACCACGGGCAAG GTGGTCTGCGTGTTCAAGATGGAGAGCACTGCCCCCAAGGTCCCCAGCGGTGAGGGTGAGGAGGCAGAGTCCAACTCGGTGGAGTCGCTGGGATTCTGTAATGT GATGCCACTGGCTGCTGTGGGCTACTTGGATGGCACACTGGCTATCTATGACCTCTCCACACAGACCTTAAGGCATAAATGCCAACACGAG tcAGGGATTGTGCAGTTGCTGTGGGAGGAGAGCTCGGCCGTGGTGTACACCTGCAGCCTGGATGGGGCCGTGCGGCTCTGGGATGCCCGCTCGGGGAAGATGATCAGCGAGTATCGGGGGCACTCAGCTGAAATCCTCGACTTTGCTGTCAACAA GGATGCCTCCATTGTGGTGACGACCTCCGGCGACCACCAAGCCAAAGTGTTCTGCGTCCAGCGCCCCGATCGCTAG